Within the Pararhizobium capsulatum DSM 1112 genome, the region GAGAACATCGTCATCATGACCTGCTGCGGCAAGGATAGGCCGGCCGTGTGGTTAAGGGCGACGTCGCGGCTGTCGGCCACGATGCGGTCGATCATCTTGAGCTTGCGCGGCTCCAGCGTGATCGAGATATAGCGCTTGTCGAGCGCCTCCAGTTCCTTGGCCGGAAGCTTGGCCAGCAGATCGTCGAGAATATTGTTCTCGTGGATACCGATGACGCCGAGGCGCCAGCCGGTGCAGCCGAAGTATTTCGAATAGGAATAGACGCCGATGGTGTTGTAGGGCAGTTCGCACATCAGCGAGCGGAAACCGGGAACGAACGTACCATACACATCGTCGGTCAACAGAATGAGGTCAGGGCGCTTGGTCTTGACCAGGTTGACCAGCTTCTTCAGCGTTGCCGCATCGATGGCCATCGAAGTCGGGTTGCCAGGATTGACGACGAAGAAGGCCTTGATCTTCGGGTCTTCGAGCTTGGCGATCTCCTCGTCGGAATACTGGAAGCGGTGCTCCTGCGTCGCCCTGATATGGACCGCCTCGAAGGCATAGTCCTCGAGTTCGGCGATCTCGATATAGGGTGTGAAGATCGGCGTGCCCATTGCGATGGTGTCGCCCTTCTTCAGGATGCGATTGGCCATCAGCGACTTGAAGATATAGCACATCGCTGCCGTGCCGCCCTCGACGGCATAAAGGTCGAACTTTCCGGAAAGGGCCGTATCGGCGCCCATCGCCCACATCAGATAGCGGTGCGCCACCTGCTCGGCATGCACCAGCATGCGATCGGGAACCGGATAGTTATCGCCGATGATCGAATCCGTCAGCTCGAAGACGA harbors:
- a CDS encoding bifunctional aspartate transaminase/aspartate 4-decarboxylase, with translation MTEIDYKKFEHMSPFEIKDGLMKLAKRSSEKSTLALLNAGRGNPNWIATAPREAFFLFGMFALSESRRSMDNPVAGLAGMPQKNGIAARLEAWLAKRAEDPGADFLTRMVDHGVKMFGFNADAFVFELTDSIIGDNYPVPDRMLVHAEQVAHRYLMWAMGADTALSGKFDLYAVEGGTAAMCYIFKSLMANRILKKGDTIAMGTPIFTPYIEIAELEDYAFEAVHIRATQEHRFQYSDEEIAKLEDPKIKAFFVVNPGNPTSMAIDAATLKKLVNLVKTKRPDLILLTDDVYGTFVPGFRSLMCELPYNTIGVYSYSKYFGCTGWRLGVIGIHENNILDDLLAKLPAKELEALDKRYISITLEPRKLKMIDRIVADSRDVALNHTAGLSLPQQVMMTMFSISELMDTEKVYQKACMEICHNRVNTLLEGLPLDLQPNANFAAYYGTIDFEFWLRKYVGEEMVTWLKANVHPLDLVARLAEDHAIVLLNGGGFDAPNWSVRVSFANLPDDAYDDIGRAVRAVGRGYVDRFEAAKKS